From a single Ascaphus truei isolate aAscTru1 chromosome 2, aAscTru1.hap1, whole genome shotgun sequence genomic region:
- the LOC142488054 gene encoding uncharacterized protein LOC142488054 isoform X2, whose amino-acid sequence MDPRLLSFQVDVPESLEIKSEKEETDTEEHVTPIKEEIDAFPVCGFPVVVLERLEIKSEKEEPNPEEHLTPIKSETGPCPVSEIGLNEEQNLSSDTSRSWLTPRSPEVPKNNDSCHILDTYKEPVPHGGEFTDLLQHTAETDSKYGSRKRYERDLRRSRGVQPFLCCQCGKSFSLDRDLLTHLCVPAREQTFTCTDGGSGFSLKGKLHSHQMIQTAVTRFTCTVCGKQLSTKRTLRNHEQIHTGEKPFTCAECSKSFSRKTDLRNHERIHTGEKPFTCSECGEQFSMKNCLLIHKRTHTGEKPFTCAECGKQFSKKSHLLLHQMIHTGEKPFTCTECGKKFSNKGHLHRHQMTHTGEKPFICTECGKQFSIKRNLLRHKMTHTGEKPFTCVECSKSFPQKVDLLNHEWIHTGEKRFTCSECGKQFSIKRNLLRHQMTHTGEKPFTCAECNKSFSQKTGLLKHERIHTGEKPFTCTECGEQFRIKSTLLTHQMTHTREKPFTCAECSKSFSTKRDLLNHERIHTGEKPFTCSECGKQFTVKSNLLTHQKSHTGEKLFTCTECGKSFSQMSHLLTHHRIHTREKPFPCT is encoded by the exons atggatccaCGCTTGTTAA GTTTCCAAGTGGATGTCCcggagagtttagagattaagtcagagaaagaagagacagacacagaggaacatgtgaccccaataaaggaagaaatagatgcatttcctgtttgtg gtttcccagtggttgtgctggagaggttagagattaagtcggagaaagaagaaccgaacccagaggaacatctgaccccaataaagagtgaaactgGTCCATGTCCTGTCTCTG agaTCGGCCTGAATGAGGAACAGAACTTGAGCTCTGATACATCCAGAAGCTGGCTGACTCCTCGCAGCCCAGAAGTGCCAAAAAACAATGATTCCTGCCACATTTTGGACACATAcaaggaaccagtgccacatggtggtgaatttacagaccttTTACAGCACACAGCAGAGACAGACTCTAAATATGGGTCCAGAAAAAGGTATGAGAGAGATTtaagaagaagccgtggtgttcagccttttctctgttgtcagtgtggcaaaagcttctcactggacagggacctgctcacacacctttgtgtccccgctagagagcaaacctttacatgtacagatgGAGGGAGCGGTTTCTCACTGAAGGGGAAACTTCATtcacaccagatgattcagacagcagtgactcgttttacttgtacagtgtgtgggaaacagttaAGTACCAAGAGGACCCTCCGCAATCATGAgcagattcatacaggggagaaaccattcacatgtgcagagtgcagtaaaagcttttctcggaagacaGATCTTCgcaaccatgagcggattcatacaggggagaaaccattcacatgttcagagtgtggggaACAATTCAGCATGAAGAACTGTCTCCTCATACACAAGAGaactcatacaggagagaaaccattcacatgtgcagagtgtgggaaacaatttagtAAAAAGAGCCACCTCCTCctacaccagatgattcatacaggagaaaaaccattcacatgtacagagtgtgggaaaaaatTTAGTAATAAGGGCCACCTCcacagacaccagatgactcatacaggagaaaaaccattcatatgtacagagtgtgggaaacagttcAGTATTAAGAGAAACCTCCTCAGACAcaagatgactcatacaggagagaaaccattcacatgtgtagagtgtagtaaaagctttccTCAGAAGGTGGATCTCCTCAACCATGagtggattcatacaggggaaaaacgattcacatgttcagagtgtggaaaacaattcagtattaagagaaacctcctcagacaccagatgactcatacaggagagaaaccattcacatgtgcagagtgtaataaaagcttttctcagaagACAGGACTCCTCaaacatgagcggattcatacaggggagaaaccattcacatgtacagagtgtggggaacAATTCCGTATTAAGAGCACCCTTCTCacacaccagatgactcatacacgagagaaaccattcacatgtgcagagtgtagtaaaagttTTTCTACGAAGAGGGATCTCCTCAACCATGaaaggattcatacaggggagaaaccattcacatgttcagagtgtgggaaacaattcacagttaagAGCAACCTCCTCACGCATCAGAAGagtcatacaggagagaaactattcacatgtacagaatgtgggaaaagcttttctcaaatgagccacctcctcactcaccacaggattcatacacgggagaaaccatttccatgcacatag
- the LOC142488054 gene encoding uncharacterized protein LOC142488054 isoform X1: MDPRLLSFQVDVPESLEIKSEKEETDTEEHVTPIKEEIDAFPVCGKYPYILPCFLKPNTYRLSNLRSAPPEQHCPLPAPPEQHCPLPAPPRAALPTPSTSRAALPTASTSRAALTTASTSRAALPTASTSRAALPTPSTSRAALPTASTSRAALTTARTSRAALPTASMDPHLLSFPVVVLERLEIKSEKEEPNPEEHLTPIKSETGPCPVSEIGLNEEQNLSSDTSRSWLTPRSPEVPKNNDSCHILDTYKEPVPHGGEFTDLLQHTAETDSKYGSRKRYERDLRRSRGVQPFLCCQCGKSFSLDRDLLTHLCVPAREQTFTCTDGGSGFSLKGKLHSHQMIQTAVTRFTCTVCGKQLSTKRTLRNHEQIHTGEKPFTCAECSKSFSRKTDLRNHERIHTGEKPFTCSECGEQFSMKNCLLIHKRTHTGEKPFTCAECGKQFSKKSHLLLHQMIHTGEKPFTCTECGKKFSNKGHLHRHQMTHTGEKPFICTECGKQFSIKRNLLRHKMTHTGEKPFTCVECSKSFPQKVDLLNHEWIHTGEKRFTCSECGKQFSIKRNLLRHQMTHTGEKPFTCAECNKSFSQKTGLLKHERIHTGEKPFTCTECGEQFRIKSTLLTHQMTHTREKPFTCAECSKSFSTKRDLLNHERIHTGEKPFTCSECGKQFTVKSNLLTHQKSHTGEKLFTCTECGKSFSQMSHLLTHHRIHTREKPFPCT, from the exons atggatccaCGCTTGTTAA GTTTCCAAGTGGATGTCCcggagagtttagagattaagtcagagaaagaagagacagacacagaggaacatgtgaccccaataaaggaagaaatagatgcatttcctgtttgtggtaagtacCCTTACATCCTCCCTTGTTTTCTAAAACCCAACACATATAGATTAAGTAACCTCcggtcagcacctccagagcagcactgcccactgccagcacctccagagcagcactgcccactgccagcacctcccagagcagcactgcccactcccagcacctccagagcagcactgcccactgccagcacctccagagcagcactgaccactgccagcacctccagagcagcactacccactgccagcacctccagagcagcactgcccactcccagcacctccagagcagcactgcccactgccagcacctccagagcagcactgacCACTGCCAGgacctccagagcagcgctgcccactgccagcatggatccaCACTTGTTAA gtttcccagtggttgtgctggagaggttagagattaagtcggagaaagaagaaccgaacccagaggaacatctgaccccaataaagagtgaaactgGTCCATGTCCTGTCTCTG agaTCGGCCTGAATGAGGAACAGAACTTGAGCTCTGATACATCCAGAAGCTGGCTGACTCCTCGCAGCCCAGAAGTGCCAAAAAACAATGATTCCTGCCACATTTTGGACACATAcaaggaaccagtgccacatggtggtgaatttacagaccttTTACAGCACACAGCAGAGACAGACTCTAAATATGGGTCCAGAAAAAGGTATGAGAGAGATTtaagaagaagccgtggtgttcagccttttctctgttgtcagtgtggcaaaagcttctcactggacagggacctgctcacacacctttgtgtccccgctagagagcaaacctttacatgtacagatgGAGGGAGCGGTTTCTCACTGAAGGGGAAACTTCATtcacaccagatgattcagacagcagtgactcgttttacttgtacagtgtgtgggaaacagttaAGTACCAAGAGGACCCTCCGCAATCATGAgcagattcatacaggggagaaaccattcacatgtgcagagtgcagtaaaagcttttctcggaagacaGATCTTCgcaaccatgagcggattcatacaggggagaaaccattcacatgttcagagtgtggggaACAATTCAGCATGAAGAACTGTCTCCTCATACACAAGAGaactcatacaggagagaaaccattcacatgtgcagagtgtgggaaacaatttagtAAAAAGAGCCACCTCCTCctacaccagatgattcatacaggagaaaaaccattcacatgtacagagtgtgggaaaaaatTTAGTAATAAGGGCCACCTCcacagacaccagatgactcatacaggagaaaaaccattcatatgtacagagtgtgggaaacagttcAGTATTAAGAGAAACCTCCTCAGACAcaagatgactcatacaggagagaaaccattcacatgtgtagagtgtagtaaaagctttccTCAGAAGGTGGATCTCCTCAACCATGagtggattcatacaggggaaaaacgattcacatgttcagagtgtggaaaacaattcagtattaagagaaacctcctcagacaccagatgactcatacaggagagaaaccattcacatgtgcagagtgtaataaaagcttttctcagaagACAGGACTCCTCaaacatgagcggattcatacaggggagaaaccattcacatgtacagagtgtggggaacAATTCCGTATTAAGAGCACCCTTCTCacacaccagatgactcatacacgagagaaaccattcacatgtgcagagtgtagtaaaagttTTTCTACGAAGAGGGATCTCCTCAACCATGaaaggattcatacaggggagaaaccattcacatgttcagagtgtgggaaacaattcacagttaagAGCAACCTCCTCACGCATCAGAAGagtcatacaggagagaaactattcacatgtacagaatgtgggaaaagcttttctcaaatgagccacctcctcactcaccacaggattcatacacgggagaaaccatttccatgcacatag